One genomic segment of Endomicrobiales bacterium includes these proteins:
- a CDS encoding 4Fe-4S dicluster domain-containing protein — protein sequence MFAFGFVKTILISLFKKPATLMYPFKQRTVYKNTRGSIVIDLPNCIHCGICVKRCPTNAIVVDRPTKKWEITRTKCVVCLNCVEVCPKKCLSNNNSYSPSVTQKVSELHQSA from the coding sequence TTTGCATTTGGATTTGTAAAAACAATTTTAATAAGTTTATTTAAAAAGCCGGCTACGCTGATGTATCCGTTTAAGCAAAGAACCGTTTATAAAAATACTCGTGGTTCAATAGTAATAGATCTTCCAAATTGCATACATTGCGGTATATGCGTAAAAAGGTGCCCCACCAATGCGATAGTTGTTGACCGTCCTACAAAGAAATGGGAAATAACTCGCACTAAATGTGTAGTATGCCTTAATTGCGTTGAAGTGTGTCCTAAAAAATGCCTTTCCAATAACAATTCTTACTCACCAAGCGTAACCCAAAAAGTTTCGGAGTTGCACCAAAGTGCATGA
- the hypA gene encoding hydrogenase maturation nickel metallochaperone HypA, with product MHEYGVTRQIIAICESAAKKHNVSKIKKVTLLVGEKSGFIGDSIALYFEVLSTGTLSQGAELVIETVKPMLRCSKCKKLFVRKPYVFECPFCNGDGEPSEIGREFLVKNIEVVLQDGSTDKKDL from the coding sequence GTGCATGAGTATGGCGTTACACGCCAAATCATTGCAATTTGTGAAAGCGCGGCAAAAAAACACAACGTTTCAAAAATAAAAAAAGTTACACTTCTTGTTGGTGAAAAATCCGGTTTTATAGGTGACTCAATAGCGCTTTATTTTGAAGTGCTATCAACTGGCACATTATCACAGGGCGCAGAGTTGGTGATTGAAACTGTAAAGCCAATGCTGCGGTGCTCAAAGTGCAAAAAACTCTTTGTAAGAAAACCCTATGTTTTTGAGTGCCCATTTTGTAATGGCGATGGTGAACCATCCGAAATAGGCAGAGAGTTCTTAGTAAAAAACATAGAAGTGGTTTTGCAAGATGGTAGCACAGATAAAAAAGATCTTTAA